The Calditrichota bacterium genome segment AACCTTCATGCTGTCCGCTGCGGCGCGTATCTTGAGCGCTTCCTCTTCGCCTTCGGAGCGGTATTGATTGGCGATCCGCTTCCGTTCGGCGCGCATCCGCTCATAGACCGAGCGCTCGTTCTCGGCCGGCAGATCGGCGCGCTTGATGCGCACATCGACGACCTCGATGCCGTAGGCCTTGGCGGCTTCGTTGGTGGTCGTGGTGACGTTCGCCATCAGGTCTTCGCGGTTTTTGGTGACCACTTCGTCGAGGTCGTGCTTACCCAATTCGACGCGCAGTTCCGAGTAGATGATGTCGTCAAGCCGCGCCTGAGCCCCGTTTTCGTCGCGCACCGAAACATAGAACTTCAGCGGGTCGATGATGCGCCACTTGGCGTAATTGTCGAGCACCAGATTTTTCTTGTCGCGGGTCAGGATCTCGGTCGGGTTCGAGTCGTAGTCGAGCAACCGCTTGTCGAGGAAGATGACGGACTGAATCGGCCAGGGCAATTTGAAATGGAGGCCCGGTTCGATGACGACCCTGACCGGCTTGCCAAGTTGCAGAACGATGGCTTGATCGATCTCATCGACCTGATAAGCCGTCATCAGGATGACAACAAGCGCGATTACGATCCAACGCAGGGTGCGGTTTCGTTTCACTTCCGGCCTCCTTCGGCAGCGCTCCCCAAGGGCAGGATATTCAAGATTCCCCCTGACTTATCCGACTTGACGATATATTTCTTCAGCCCCGGAAGGACTTGCTCGAGCGTTTCGAGGAGCATCCGCTTGCGCGTAACCTCCCGCGCCGAGCGGTACTCGTTCAGAATGCGGTTGAAATTCTCAGCATCACCTTCGGCTTTGGCTACGCGCTCGGAGGCGAAGGCTTCGGCGTCCTTCACCATCTTGGCTGCTTCACCGCGCGCCCGGGGAATGATGTCTGCAGCGTAGCCCTGCGCAATGTTGACCAGCCGGTCGCGGTCTTCGCGAGCGGAGGCTACGTCTTTGAAGGCGTCCCGGACGGCATCGGGCGGATGGAC includes the following:
- the hflC gene encoding protease modulator HflC → MTAYQVDEIDQAIVLQLGKPVRVVIEPGLHFKLPWPIQSVIFLDKRLLDYDSNPTEILTRDKKNLVLDNYAKWRIIDPLKFYVSVRDENGAQARLDDIIYSELRVELGKHDLDEVVTKNREDLMANVTTTTNEAAKAYGIEVVDVRIKRADLPAENERSVYERMRAERKRIANQYRSEGEEEALKIRAAADSMKVTIMANAYKEAQTIRGQAEGKAIDIYAKAVGKDPDFYDFLRSMEAYRKIIDTSTVLVLPPETEWLKWLK